Proteins encoded in a region of the Balneolales bacterium ANBcel1 genome:
- a CDS encoding alpha/beta hydrolase-fold protein has translation MKDAGKITGNRHSWKSPSLGREVTLLSYGTEGVPILAFPGDSGSSDYWEKQGLIDALSFQIENGHNQLFCVDSIDQESFFNAAAEPRARINKHRQYEGFIIDEVLPHIRKKTGDLFLMTTGIHMGGYHALNLMLKYPGQIQKVIAIGGRFQIRPFLGDYFDDNVYFNNPLEYLPNLEEESLLEEIRNADIRLIVTPDDPYLELNYMLSDILRSKSIDHIFDYWIEAGLGRREVWGNILQRHVP, from the coding sequence ATGAAAGATGCGGGCAAAATTACAGGAAATCGACACAGCTGGAAAAGTCCCAGTCTGGGCAGAGAAGTAACCCTTCTGTCATACGGAACCGAAGGGGTGCCCATTCTCGCTTTTCCCGGCGATTCCGGGAGCTCGGACTATTGGGAGAAGCAGGGCTTGATCGACGCGCTCTCGTTCCAGATAGAAAACGGACACAACCAGTTATTCTGTGTCGATTCGATTGACCAGGAGAGCTTTTTTAACGCCGCTGCCGAACCCAGGGCGCGAATCAACAAACATCGCCAGTATGAAGGGTTCATTATCGATGAGGTGCTGCCGCATATCCGGAAAAAAACCGGTGACCTGTTTCTTATGACAACCGGCATCCATATGGGCGGGTATCACGCGCTGAATCTCATGCTCAAATACCCCGGCCAGATCCAGAAAGTGATCGCCATAGGTGGACGCTTCCAAATCCGTCCCTTCCTGGGTGACTATTTTGACGATAATGTCTATTTCAATAATCCGCTTGAATATCTGCCCAACCTGGAAGAGGAATCGTTGCTCGAAGAGATCAGGAATGCCGACATCCGATTAATTGTGACCCCCGATGATCCCTATCTGGAGCTGAACTACATGCTCAGCGATATTCTGCGCTCCAAGTCCATTGACCATATTTTCGATTACTGGATTGAAGCAGGTCTCGGACGACGGGAAGTCTGGGGGAATATCCTGCAGCGTCATGTTCCCTGA
- the murQ gene encoding N-acetylmuramic acid 6-phosphate etherase, with protein sequence MSTEKKQLYEQLSRLETEQRNPATMHVDLAEPREIVRLMSREDQEVAACVESRSARIAEAIELGRLSLARGGRLIYCGAGTSGRIGVVDAAECPPTFGTRPEQVVGLIAGGPEAMFRAQEGSEDRPENGVRDIAELDVTQADTVCGLAASGRTPYVLGCLEEAGRRGAGTIMVCCVPREQVDLRPAPDILIDIPVGPEVIMGSTRLKSATAQKMVCNMITTGIMIRLGKVYENVMVDLMLTNRKLEERARRIVSMFTGHDYEKSSDLLHKAGGNVKIALVMGLADMDADGAVKLLEAHHGFIRAALKSIGKG encoded by the coding sequence ATGTCTACCGAGAAAAAACAGCTTTACGAACAGCTGAGCCGTTTGGAAACCGAACAGCGCAACCCTGCCACCATGCATGTGGATCTGGCCGAGCCCCGGGAGATCGTCCGGCTGATGAGTCGCGAAGACCAGGAAGTAGCCGCCTGTGTCGAGAGCCGAAGCGCCCGTATTGCCGAAGCGATTGAGTTAGGCCGCCTGTCGCTTGCCCGAGGCGGCCGCCTTATCTATTGTGGCGCGGGGACAAGCGGGAGAATTGGTGTCGTTGACGCCGCGGAGTGCCCGCCGACATTCGGCACCCGGCCCGAGCAGGTGGTCGGCCTTATTGCCGGCGGACCGGAGGCCATGTTCCGGGCTCAGGAGGGATCCGAAGACCGTCCGGAGAACGGGGTGAGAGATATTGCAGAGCTTGACGTGACCCAGGCGGATACCGTCTGCGGACTGGCGGCCAGCGGCCGTACCCCCTATGTGCTGGGGTGTCTGGAAGAAGCCGGGCGCCGGGGTGCCGGTACCATAATGGTCTGCTGTGTGCCGCGCGAACAGGTCGACCTCCGACCCGCACCCGATATTTTGATCGATATCCCGGTCGGGCCGGAGGTGATCATGGGCAGCACCCGGCTCAAAAGCGCCACCGCCCAGAAAATGGTGTGCAACATGATAACCACCGGCATCATGATACGTCTTGGTAAGGTGTATGAGAACGTTATGGTGGACCTGATGCTGACCAACCGCAAGCTCGAGGAGCGTGCCCGCCGAATCGTCTCCATGTTTACGGGCCATGACTACGAAAAATCCTCCGATTTGCTGCACAAGGCCGGAGGGAATGTGAAAATTGCCCTGGTTATGGGCCTTGCGGATATGGATGCCGACGGGGCCGTGAAACTGCTGGAGGCACATCATGGTTTTATCAGGGCAGCCCTGAAGTCTATCGGCAAAGGATGA
- the pncA gene encoding bifunctional nicotinamidase/pyrazinamidase — protein sequence MKALLIVDTQNDFCPGGALAVPKGDEVVPVINKLARAFEHVILTQDWHPAGHHSFASSHPAKKPFEQIRTHYGAQILWPDHCVQGSQGAEFHHELEIDRGQLILRKGFRKEIDSYSGFYENDHETTTGLAGYLRERSIDTLYIAGLAADFCVKWTALDARKEDFDVHVVKDAVRGLDVEGSLDQAWEEMAEAGVMFTTSKTLT from the coding sequence ATGAAAGCGTTACTGATTGTCGATACCCAAAATGACTTTTGTCCGGGTGGCGCGCTGGCTGTCCCGAAAGGTGACGAAGTGGTGCCTGTCATCAATAAACTGGCAAGAGCCTTCGAGCATGTAATTCTGACACAGGACTGGCATCCGGCCGGACACCACTCTTTTGCCTCTTCCCATCCCGCTAAAAAGCCGTTCGAGCAAATCCGGACCCATTACGGCGCCCAGATTTTATGGCCTGATCATTGTGTGCAGGGGTCACAGGGGGCCGAGTTTCATCACGAGCTGGAAATCGACCGGGGACAACTGATTCTGAGGAAAGGATTTCGAAAGGAAATAGACTCCTATTCCGGGTTTTATGAAAACGACCATGAGACGACAACCGGACTGGCCGGATACCTGCGCGAAAGAAGCATTGATACGCTATATATTGCTGGATTGGCAGCGGATTTTTGCGTAAAATGGACAGCATTGGATGCACGAAAAGAGGACTTTGATGTTCATGTCGTTAAAGACGCTGTTCGCGGCCTCGACGTGGAGGGCTCGCTGGACCAGGCCTGGGAAGAGATGGCTGAGGCCGGGGTCATGTTCACCACATCCAAAACCCTCACATAA
- a CDS encoding nicotinate phosphoribosyltransferase yields MAVTDIPHPELYTDYYQLTMGQGYYKIGIHEKKAHFDYFFRNTPFGGGFVVFAGLADLLAVLEGYRFTPDACRWLENKGFDHDFCRFLGEYRFDADIHSVREGEPVLPGEPVLTVSGSLLSCQLIETLLLNILNFQSLIATKAYRLRQACGDRQLVDFGLRRGQGAGSVSATRAAFIGGITATSNVMAGYRFDVPVSGTMAHSWIQCFDSELEAFRAYAALYPDQCILLVDTYNSLESGIPNAITVAKELEGRGHRLIGVRLDSGEPHKMAPKARKMLDDAGLNNVAIAVSDQLDEEKIAALVGDNVPIDLFGVGTRLITGHPDGALSGVYKMCELDGRPTMKYTDESSKSSLPGVKELLRYADSQGRFTNDLICLSGESPDSPGGEPLRRIFMESGHALNMETDLEKMAEYCRTRSGQFPDRIRRMLNPDRFPVELDRSLKSLIEKLKR; encoded by the coding sequence ATGGCGGTAACTGATATACCACATCCGGAATTGTATACTGATTACTACCAGCTGACCATGGGTCAGGGGTACTACAAAATCGGCATACACGAAAAGAAAGCCCATTTCGACTATTTTTTCCGGAATACCCCGTTTGGTGGCGGATTTGTTGTTTTTGCCGGGCTGGCTGACCTGCTTGCCGTTCTCGAGGGCTACCGCTTTACTCCGGATGCGTGCCGGTGGCTTGAAAACAAGGGCTTTGACCACGACTTTTGCCGGTTTCTTGGAGAGTATCGTTTTGATGCCGACATTCATTCGGTCCGCGAAGGCGAACCCGTACTCCCCGGTGAACCGGTGCTCACGGTCTCAGGATCGCTGCTTTCGTGCCAGCTGATTGAGACGCTGTTGCTGAATATTCTCAATTTCCAGTCACTGATCGCCACCAAGGCCTATCGGCTCCGTCAGGCGTGCGGCGACCGGCAACTGGTTGATTTCGGTCTCAGGCGCGGCCAGGGAGCCGGCTCGGTCTCCGCAACCCGCGCGGCTTTTATCGGAGGCATCACTGCCACCTCCAACGTGATGGCGGGTTACCGCTTTGATGTGCCGGTCTCCGGCACCATGGCGCACTCCTGGATCCAGTGTTTCGACAGCGAACTCGAGGCGTTCCGGGCCTACGCCGCACTCTATCCCGATCAATGCATTCTCCTGGTGGATACGTACAACTCGCTGGAGTCCGGCATCCCCAACGCCATCACCGTGGCAAAGGAGCTCGAAGGCCGGGGGCACCGTCTGATCGGAGTGCGGCTGGACAGCGGCGAACCTCACAAAATGGCTCCCAAAGCCAGAAAGATGCTGGATGATGCCGGCCTGAACAACGTGGCCATCGCGGTATCCGACCAGCTGGATGAAGAAAAGATAGCGGCACTGGTCGGTGACAATGTTCCGATCGACCTGTTCGGGGTCGGCACCCGGCTGATCACCGGCCACCCGGACGGAGCCCTGAGCGGCGTTTACAAAATGTGCGAACTGGACGGTCGTCCTACCATGAAGTACACCGACGAATCCTCCAAGAGCAGTCTTCCGGGAGTGAAGGAGTTGCTGCGCTATGCCGATTCGCAGGGGAGGTTTACAAACGACCTCATCTGTCTTTCCGGTGAAAGCCCCGACTCACCCGGCGGGGAGCCGCTTCGCAGAATCTTTATGGAATCCGGGCACGCCCTGAACATGGAGACCGACCTGGAGAAGATGGCGGAGTACTGTCGTACCCGGTCGGGTCAGTTTCCTGACCGGATCAGGCGGATGCTCAATCCTGATCGATTTCCGGTAGAACTGGATCGATCTCTGAAATCTCTCATCGAAAAGCTTAAAAGGTGA
- a CDS encoding 7-carboxy-7-deazaguanine synthase QueE: protein MDQNHTKATETAASADWTRTRYPVMEHFYTIQGEGAHSGRPAYFIRLAGCDVGCWWCDVKESWDASGHPEVATTQLVAAARDSGADIAVITGGEPLMHNLEALTTGLHEAGMSIHLETSGSSPPTGSIDWFTLSPKRFKEPLDEVFPLVDELKVVVLTRKDLTYAEKNAARCPATARKMLQPEWDTPESIPLIVDYVKRHPDWAVSLQVHKFLNVP, encoded by the coding sequence ATGGATCAGAATCACACCAAAGCTACCGAAACTGCGGCATCTGCCGACTGGACCCGGACCCGCTACCCCGTAATGGAGCATTTTTATACCATTCAGGGCGAGGGTGCCCACTCCGGCCGGCCCGCCTACTTTATCCGACTGGCCGGGTGTGATGTCGGCTGCTGGTGGTGTGATGTCAAGGAGAGCTGGGACGCGTCCGGGCATCCTGAGGTCGCTACCACGCAGCTTGTCGCTGCCGCCCGTGACTCGGGTGCGGACATAGCCGTCATTACCGGAGGCGAACCGCTGATGCACAATCTCGAGGCGCTCACCACCGGGCTTCACGAAGCCGGCATGAGCATCCACCTGGAAACAAGCGGCTCCTCACCGCCGACCGGTTCCATCGATTGGTTTACACTTTCACCAAAACGGTTCAAGGAGCCCCTCGACGAAGTGTTTCCGCTGGTCGATGAACTCAAGGTAGTCGTGCTCACGCGCAAGGATTTGACATACGCCGAAAAAAACGCGGCCAGGTGTCCGGCTACAGCCCGTAAAATGCTTCAGCCGGAATGGGATACGCCGGAGTCAATCCCCCTGATCGTCGACTATGTGAAGAGGCATCCTGACTGGGCCGTCAGCCTGCAGGTCCACAAGTTCCTGAATGTGCCGTAA
- a CDS encoding phosphoribosylaminoimidazolesuccinocarboxamide synthase, whose protein sequence is MKDFTDTRQLLDNCIRESHLPGRPADYRGKVRDIYHLPENQMAIVATDRISAFDHIFAEPIPFKGQLLNQLAWYGFRRVSSICPHHVLEVPHPNVTIARRCEPLPVEVVVRGFLTGHAWRVYREGGRELCGVTLPDGLREHQAFDRPIITPTTKAHQGHDEDISAGEIIRQGLVSRKRWEEIHHTALALFETGSQDALDKGLLLVDTKYEFGLYQNELVLIDEVHTTDSSRFFYADGYRQRLERGEAQKQLSKEFLREWLIESGHHAELDRKLPSLPDDLRITIYQRYRELYETLTGESFEPVDTTHFNRDFAAILERFG, encoded by the coding sequence TTGAAAGACTTCACCGACACCCGGCAGCTGCTGGACAACTGCATCCGGGAGAGCCATCTTCCCGGACGACCCGCCGATTACCGAGGCAAGGTACGCGACATCTACCATCTTCCCGAGAATCAGATGGCCATTGTCGCGACCGACCGCATCTCCGCTTTTGACCACATCTTCGCCGAGCCGATCCCTTTCAAGGGGCAGCTTCTGAATCAGCTCGCCTGGTACGGATTTCGCCGGGTCTCCTCCATATGCCCTCACCACGTACTGGAGGTTCCGCACCCCAACGTCACCATCGCACGCCGCTGCGAACCGCTGCCGGTGGAAGTGGTCGTCAGGGGCTTTCTGACCGGCCACGCCTGGCGTGTGTACAGGGAAGGCGGACGCGAACTGTGCGGGGTTACACTGCCGGACGGACTTCGCGAGCATCAGGCCTTTGACCGGCCCATCATCACTCCGACAACCAAGGCGCATCAGGGGCACGATGAAGACATCTCCGCCGGGGAGATCATCCGTCAGGGCCTGGTTTCCCGAAAACGCTGGGAAGAGATCCACCATACCGCCCTCGCCCTCTTCGAAACCGGCTCGCAGGACGCGCTCGACAAGGGGCTGCTGCTTGTTGATACCAAGTATGAATTCGGACTCTATCAGAATGAACTGGTGCTCATCGATGAGGTCCATACCACCGATTCATCACGCTTTTTTTATGCCGACGGGTACCGGCAGCGCCTTGAGCGCGGAGAAGCGCAAAAACAGCTTTCCAAGGAATTTCTGAGAGAATGGCTGATTGAGAGCGGCCATCATGCCGAACTGGATCGCAAACTGCCCTCACTGCCGGACGACCTGCGTATCACCATCTACCAACGCTACCGGGAGCTTTACGAAACATTGACCGGGGAGAGTTTCGAGCCGGTCGATACCACCCATTTCAACCGGGATTTTGCCGCGATACTTGAGCGGTTCGGATGA
- a CDS encoding methylated-DNA--[protein]-cysteine S-methyltransferase, translating to MNKSGKDFYDRVYEVVARIPEGRVTTYGAIARHLGTGGSARLVGWALNKTLSNGHGMLPCHRVVNRTGALTGKSWFGGDVMEQMLRAEGVAFDEHGCVDMERHFWEP from the coding sequence ATGAATAAATCCGGCAAAGATTTTTATGATCGGGTATACGAGGTAGTCGCCCGAATTCCGGAGGGCCGCGTGACCACCTACGGCGCCATAGCGCGCCATCTCGGAACCGGGGGGAGTGCCCGGCTGGTCGGCTGGGCGCTGAACAAAACATTGAGCAACGGCCATGGCATGCTCCCCTGCCACCGGGTGGTGAATCGTACCGGGGCACTGACCGGCAAGAGCTGGTTTGGCGGAGATGTCATGGAACAGATGCTCAGGGCCGAAGGTGTTGCGTTTGATGAGCACGGGTGTGTGGACATGGAACGCCATTTCTGGGAGCCGTGA
- a CDS encoding FAD-binding oxidoreductase — translation MNNYDIIIIGGGLAGLATAAHLIEHKKNPRILVYDALEIGKGASAVPGGMVNPITGQRANVAWRAESGMQLLEQRLKILSTFEKRQLHLENGVLRPAIDEELSHNFRKAFKQGRWPKDWVIWMSPEEVTKKHPLLKSSYGALFLSKGKVIDTPAYLEAYKNYLSKQGVDIETGGPYQLEYDGQWVLDNRSKAFSAPRAVIATGYKSRENKFWTDLPLNSVKGQLAVYECSRPVDTLPAVSAYGYIAPLVEQKLVVGSTYEHHFHDDSPDKQSARLLDQKLEELLPELYSHCKSVQQWSGIRATTPDRLPIVGHHPEHEHLFIYAGLGSKGLLYSEVVGKMLADHLLTGQAIPKEISLYRFSKYRELRRQALEAQG, via the coding sequence ATGAATAATTATGATATCATCATCATCGGGGGCGGGTTAGCCGGACTGGCCACGGCCGCACACCTGATAGAGCACAAAAAGAATCCGCGTATACTGGTTTACGACGCTCTGGAAATTGGAAAGGGTGCTTCGGCGGTACCGGGTGGCATGGTGAACCCGATTACCGGTCAACGAGCAAACGTTGCCTGGAGGGCCGAGTCCGGTATGCAGCTGCTGGAACAACGGCTCAAGATTCTCAGCACTTTTGAAAAGCGTCAACTGCACCTTGAAAACGGGGTACTTCGTCCGGCCATCGACGAAGAACTGAGCCACAATTTCCGCAAAGCGTTTAAACAGGGTCGCTGGCCGAAAGACTGGGTTATATGGATGAGTCCGGAGGAGGTGACAAAAAAGCACCCGCTGCTCAAGTCGAGCTACGGCGCCCTCTTTCTGAGCAAGGGCAAGGTAATTGATACTCCGGCCTACCTGGAGGCGTATAAAAACTATCTGAGCAAACAGGGAGTTGATATTGAAACCGGAGGGCCGTATCAGCTTGAATACGACGGACAGTGGGTTCTTGACAACCGCTCAAAAGCTTTTTCAGCTCCAAGAGCTGTGATCGCTACTGGATATAAATCCCGCGAGAACAAGTTCTGGACGGACCTCCCGCTGAATTCGGTGAAGGGGCAGCTGGCTGTTTACGAGTGTTCCCGTCCGGTGGACACGCTTCCCGCCGTATCGGCCTATGGATACATCGCTCCGCTGGTTGAACAAAAGCTGGTGGTCGGAAGCACCTATGAGCACCATTTTCATGACGATTCCCCCGACAAACAGAGTGCCCGCCTTCTGGATCAAAAGCTGGAGGAGCTGTTGCCGGAACTCTATTCACACTGTAAAAGTGTGCAGCAATGGTCGGGAATTCGGGCAACCACCCCCGACCGGCTGCCCATCGTCGGGCATCACCCCGAGCACGAGCATCTCTTCATTTATGCCGGATTGGGATCCAAGGGGCTGCTCTATTCGGAGGTTGTCGGAAAGATGTTGGCCGATCACCTTCTAACGGGCCAGGCAATCCCCAAAGAGATATCCCTCTACCGCTTCTCAAAATACAGAGAGCTTCGCAGGCAGGCGCTGGAAGCGCAAGGCTGA
- a CDS encoding DUF5723 family protein, with product MNNKVISGSLASLMFFFMLFSGGQQANAQGMHVTASNLALGGGGSAYMTGYHANFVNPANLMLPDNNRRLTIGILGGLSTGAGGGLVNISMYNRHFTNGDLITATDAMSIADDWFGSGSDAMQNIGFSVGVVPLGASYRREDLNMAFSSAVRVRAMNTSGMSRGFFELALTGLNSQVFAEQRSVSLNTEFLTFAEWSFGFAMEVWRNQDEFTPGSQRVYAGAAPKILFGMDYAKISFASGLQVIGGDDPMVLHDFDYYIETTGSLTEELDDYYQDRRVLGDDDAQLGEYLNDDSFFSGGSFHGYGFALDLGGTWEWYMRDVSIPVIGSGPQILRASLSITDVGGINFRDNAGRFRAEDTFLWEGASVNFDLIDAEYDGKLSNYFEYVLEDSIGNDIYANFSPDDVSSHRVGLTPMINVGGALTMGRLDVMMDIGKGMNSRGVNSNRLYTALGTEYRLLNVIPLRMGMRLGGYSAMNLSFGTGINLPGFEFSVGMMTTPNSNRGGANIAAAWSGFVMRF from the coding sequence ATGAATAACAAGGTAATTTCCGGAAGCCTGGCGTCATTGATGTTTTTTTTCATGCTGTTTTCTGGCGGCCAGCAGGCCAACGCGCAGGGAATGCACGTGACGGCTTCCAACCTTGCCCTCGGCGGTGGCGGGAGCGCCTACATGACCGGGTATCATGCGAATTTTGTCAATCCCGCCAACCTGATGCTCCCCGATAACAACAGACGCCTGACTATCGGAATCCTTGGCGGCCTAAGTACCGGGGCCGGCGGTGGACTGGTCAATATCAGCATGTATAACCGCCATTTTACCAATGGCGACCTCATCACCGCGACCGATGCCATGAGTATCGCCGATGACTGGTTCGGATCCGGGTCCGATGCCATGCAAAATATCGGCTTCAGTGTAGGTGTCGTACCTTTGGGCGCCAGTTATCGGCGCGAAGATTTGAATATGGCCTTCAGCAGCGCTGTCCGGGTGCGCGCCATGAACACCAGCGGAATGAGCCGCGGATTCTTCGAACTGGCACTGACCGGCCTGAACTCCCAGGTGTTTGCGGAGCAGCGTAGTGTGAGTCTGAATACGGAGTTTCTGACGTTCGCCGAATGGTCGTTCGGGTTTGCCATGGAAGTCTGGCGCAACCAGGACGAATTCACCCCCGGCAGCCAGCGTGTGTATGCCGGCGCAGCACCCAAAATCCTGTTTGGTATGGATTATGCAAAAATCTCGTTTGCATCCGGGCTGCAGGTGATCGGCGGGGATGACCCGATGGTGCTGCACGATTTTGATTACTATATCGAAACCACCGGAAGCCTGACCGAAGAGCTGGATGACTATTATCAGGACAGAAGGGTTTTGGGGGATGATGATGCGCAGCTTGGCGAATATCTAAATGACGACTCCTTTTTCAGCGGCGGCTCGTTTCACGGGTATGGGTTTGCCCTTGATCTCGGCGGCACCTGGGAGTGGTATATGCGGGATGTTTCGATTCCGGTTATCGGAAGCGGCCCACAGATACTACGGGCATCCCTTTCCATCACAGATGTCGGCGGTATTAACTTCAGAGATAATGCCGGCAGGTTCCGCGCTGAGGATACCTTTCTTTGGGAAGGGGCATCCGTCAATTTTGATCTTATTGACGCGGAGTACGACGGGAAACTGTCCAATTATTTCGAATATGTTCTTGAAGACAGTATTGGTAACGATATTTACGCAAATTTCAGCCCCGATGATGTCTCTTCGCACCGGGTCGGACTCACCCCCATGATCAATGTCGGAGGCGCCCTGACCATGGGCAGACTCGATGTGATGATGGATATCGGCAAGGGAATGAACAGCCGTGGCGTGAATAGCAACCGTTTGTATACGGCCCTGGGAACCGAGTACCGGCTGCTCAATGTGATCCCTCTCAGGATGGGGATGCGGCTGGGAGGCTACTCGGCGATGAATCTGTCGTTCGGTACCGGCATCAATTTGCCGGGCTTTGAATTCTCGGTGGGGATGATGACAACGCCCAACTCAAATCGGGGCGGGGCCAACATAGCCGCAGCCTGGAGCGGTTTTGTGATGCGGTTTTGA
- a CDS encoding LacI family DNA-binding transcriptional regulator — translation MAKKQTIYDVARAANVAISTVSRVLNGSPYVSKATKDRVQKAIEELDFRPQVNARKLARREPQVIAVALPTFTTPFFNEVLKGIKDQLKHTDLDFIIYNTGSENSEQSFKTFLDRGIPDALLIFSINIEDSIAKRLNTAEIPVVLVGSRHSDFNYIYWNNYKGGYMAGEHLIREGYKKIGMVRSHSKSPVADSREKGFREVLLEHNLPLDENFFVKGITRKHSGYSEEAGYESVQIMEDRGGLPEAIFCTNDAQAIGVMHALRERSMRIPEDVAVMGYDNIKMAKYVGLSTIDQKMYDVGIQSINRLIDMIKKKDNSIKQSEIDPELVIRQSTRRI, via the coding sequence ATGGCAAAAAAACAGACGATTTACGATGTCGCACGTGCAGCCAATGTAGCGATTTCCACGGTTTCCAGAGTTCTCAACGGCTCTCCCTACGTATCCAAGGCAACCAAGGACCGAGTTCAAAAGGCGATTGAAGAGCTGGATTTCCGTCCCCAGGTAAATGCCCGGAAACTTGCACGCCGCGAGCCGCAGGTCATCGCAGTGGCGCTGCCAACCTTTACCACCCCATTCTTCAACGAAGTGTTGAAAGGAATCAAGGACCAGCTGAAGCATACTGATCTTGATTTCATCATCTACAATACCGGATCCGAAAACTCTGAACAATCCTTCAAGACCTTTCTGGATCGCGGCATTCCGGACGCGCTGCTCATTTTCTCCATCAATATCGAAGACAGCATCGCGAAGCGGCTTAACACTGCTGAAATCCCCGTTGTGCTTGTCGGCAGCCGACACAGCGATTTCAATTACATCTACTGGAACAACTACAAAGGCGGCTACATGGCCGGGGAACACCTCATCCGGGAGGGATACAAGAAAATCGGGATGGTCCGTTCGCACAGCAAGTCGCCGGTTGCCGATTCGCGGGAGAAAGGATTCCGCGAGGTTCTTCTCGAGCACAACCTGCCCCTTGATGAAAACTTCTTCGTGAAGGGTATCACCCGGAAGCATTCGGGCTACAGTGAGGAAGCCGGGTACGAATCGGTTCAGATCATGGAGGACCGGGGGGGGTTGCCCGAGGCGATTTTCTGCACCAACGATGCCCAGGCGATCGGTGTAATGCATGCGCTCAGGGAGCGAAGCATGCGCATCCCGGAAGACGTTGCGGTTATGGGCTACGATAACATCAAAATGGCGAAATATGTCGGGCTTTCGACCATCGACCAAAAGATGTATGATGTCGGAATCCAGTCCATCAACCGTCTTATCGACATGATCAAAAAGAAGGACAATTCGATCAAACAATCCGAAATTGATCCGGAGCTGGTCATCCGTCAATCCACACGACGCATCTGA
- a CDS encoding DUF2520 domain-containing protein produces MTPHESSKQKFPHGFSVIGTGRLGSALAVSLLNKNYRVHSLFNRSEEPLRKLVTETDVGVYGAFPRQRDELGDLVFIAVPDDRIAAVAEQAADQLGSLEGTAWVHTSGATPSEVLKPLADRGAKTAAFHPVQTFNGLNRHKAFDQCFVTLQGDSGLCLDLKQIVRVLGARPLIVDFRQKTAIHLAAVMVCNYYATLFSGTRTILDENGVEVRSRELFGPMVRQTVEALLAHPPEEVLTGPVVRGDFGSVERHLKLLEALPEWNTIYRNLGRATLELARKRSGRDPDADRQLELLFSEE; encoded by the coding sequence ATGACTCCCCATGAATCCAGCAAACAGAAGTTTCCACATGGTTTTTCCGTAATCGGCACCGGTCGCCTGGGATCCGCGCTTGCCGTAAGCCTGCTCAATAAAAATTATCGTGTGCACAGCCTGTTTAACAGGTCGGAGGAGCCTCTCCGAAAACTTGTCACCGAGACGGATGTAGGTGTATATGGAGCATTCCCCAGGCAAAGGGACGAGCTGGGTGACCTCGTTTTCATTGCTGTTCCGGATGACCGGATAGCGGCGGTGGCCGAGCAGGCAGCGGATCAGCTCGGCAGTCTGGAAGGCACCGCCTGGGTTCATACCTCCGGCGCCACACCGTCCGAAGTCCTGAAGCCTCTGGCCGATCGCGGGGCGAAAACGGCTGCCTTCCATCCGGTCCAGACCTTCAACGGTCTAAACCGGCACAAGGCGTTCGACCAGTGTTTTGTGACCCTTCAGGGCGACTCCGGCCTTTGCCTGGATCTGAAGCAGATTGTCCGGGTTCTGGGAGCGCGGCCTCTCATTGTTGACTTCCGGCAGAAAACCGCGATCCACCTTGCAGCGGTGATGGTATGCAACTACTACGCGACGCTTTTTTCAGGCACCCGTACCATTCTGGATGAGAACGGTGTGGAAGTGCGGAGTCGTGAACTGTTCGGCCCGATGGTACGGCAAACCGTGGAGGCGCTGCTGGCACATCCGCCTGAAGAGGTGCTGACCGGACCGGTGGTTCGCGGTGATTTCGGTTCCGTGGAAAGACATCTGAAGCTGCTGGAAGCTCTGCCGGAATGGAATACGATTTACCGTAATCTGGGGCGCGCCACCCTGGAACTGGCCCGAAAGAGATCCGGCAGGGACCCCGACGCCGACCGGCAGCTGGAACTGCTGTTTTCGGAAGAGTAG